The following coding sequences lie in one Kamptonema formosum PCC 6407 genomic window:
- a CDS encoding Uma2 family endonuclease: MTLSSLVLKMPSTFQMTDDQFFDFCQINRDLRIERTKTGEVIIMSPTGSETGNRNGDIFGQLWVWAKKDKTGIAFDSSTGFTFSSGQTLSPDVSWIKLERWNSLSPEEKEKFAPICPDFVIELRSPSDSLKLLKEKMQEYIQEGVKLGLLIDRKPRKVHIYRPEVPEECLDNPATVSGEPILPGFVLDLSEIW, translated from the coding sequence ATGACTTTATCGAGTTTAGTGTTGAAAATGCCTTCAACTTTTCAGATGACTGATGACCAGTTTTTTGACTTCTGTCAAATTAATCGGGATTTACGCATTGAAAGGACTAAAACAGGAGAAGTTATTATTATGTCACCGACTGGTTCAGAAACAGGAAACCGCAATGGCGACATATTTGGTCAGTTGTGGGTGTGGGCAAAGAAAGATAAGACTGGGATCGCGTTTGATTCTAGTACGGGGTTTACGTTTTCTTCTGGACAAACACTGTCACCTGATGTTTCTTGGATTAAGTTAGAAAGATGGAACTCTTTATCGCCTGAAGAAAAAGAGAAATTTGCCCCGATTTGTCCTGATTTTGTGATAGAATTAAGGTCGCCTAGCGATAGTTTGAAATTGCTTAAGGAAAAGATGCAGGAGTATATTCAGGAAGGCGTAAAACTGGGTCTGTTGATTGATAGAAAACCGCGAAAAGTTCATATTTACCGTCCAGAAGTTCCAGAGGAATGTTTAGATAATCCGGCGACGGTTAGCGGTGAGCCGATATTGCCGGGATTTGTGTTAGACTTGAGTGAGATTTGGTAG
- the rppB gene encoding two-component system sensor histidine kinase RppB — protein MNQNKLFNQTRWRLALSIAGVMGLILSLLGFGVYKAIAHAHWVALDRELESVAGTLHDSLELKLKQPGRLESIVSELLPNLRLIGVNSIHKESVSNRHILSAIHQGYYYIRLFDTSGNLIAIAGTDFDQLPQTFNSQTWQTITDSKGNIYHQISVSLHTQNQQDWGYFQVGRSLQDFNDYLSTVKWVLQLGLPTALILVGVASWWLAGLAMKPIYQSYQQIQQFTADAAHELRTPLAATLATVESALLLPNLDEKEAREMLRTVERQNQRLTQLVVDLLLLARMDRQSVSVRHQLCCINDLVSDLVDELAVLAIAAKVILTSEVRVHQPLNVVGDSDQLYRLVSNLIINAIQYTPPKGKVTVIVEKSDHLVIIHVQDTGIGIPVADRKRIFDRFYRVNISRDRDTGGSGLGLAIAQAIALAHRGSLSVESQLGTGSTFTLRLPLRVGHN, from the coding sequence ATGAATCAAAATAAACTATTTAATCAGACTCGGTGGCGATTAGCTCTCTCAATTGCTGGAGTTATGGGCTTGATTTTGAGCTTGTTAGGATTTGGTGTTTATAAAGCAATTGCCCATGCTCATTGGGTAGCTTTAGACCGCGAACTAGAATCGGTAGCGGGGACGCTACACGACAGCCTAGAACTAAAATTGAAACAACCTGGACGCTTAGAGTCGATTGTATCTGAACTTTTACCTAATCTTCGCCTAATTGGGGTTAATAGTATTCACAAGGAGAGTGTATCTAACCGCCACATTTTAAGTGCGATTCATCAAGGTTATTATTATATACGTTTATTTGATACTTCCGGTAATTTAATTGCGATTGCAGGGACGGATTTCGACCAATTACCCCAAACATTTAACTCTCAAACTTGGCAAACTATAACTGATAGTAAAGGCAACATCTATCATCAAATTTCAGTATCACTGCATACTCAAAACCAGCAAGATTGGGGATATTTTCAAGTAGGAAGGAGCCTTCAAGACTTCAACGATTATCTCAGTACAGTTAAATGGGTTCTACAATTAGGGTTGCCCACAGCCTTAATTTTGGTCGGAGTTGCTAGTTGGTGGTTAGCCGGATTAGCAATGAAACCTATTTACCAATCCTACCAACAAATTCAACAGTTTACAGCCGATGCTGCCCACGAATTGAGAACGCCTTTAGCGGCTACTTTAGCTACAGTAGAATCCGCACTTTTGTTGCCTAACTTAGATGAAAAAGAGGCGCGAGAGATGTTGCGAACAGTAGAGCGTCAAAACCAGCGATTGACTCAGTTAGTTGTTGATTTATTGTTGCTAGCTCGTATGGACAGACAATCTGTATCAGTGCGCCACCAGTTATGTTGTATTAACGATCTTGTTAGCGACTTAGTAGACGAATTAGCCGTGTTAGCAATTGCTGCTAAAGTAATACTAACATCGGAAGTTAGAGTGCATCAGCCGTTGAATGTTGTAGGTGATTCTGACCAACTTTATCGTTTAGTTTCTAATTTAATTATTAATGCTATTCAATATACGCCGCCGAAGGGCAAAGTAACTGTTATTGTAGAGAAAAGTGACCATTTAGTTATAATTCATGTTCAAGATACAGGTATTGGGATTCCAGTAGCCGATCGCAAGCGAATTTTTGACCGTTTCTATCGAGTCAATATTTCGCGCGATCGCGACACTGGCGGATCGGGATTGGGGTTAGCGATCGCGCAAGCCATAGCCTTAGCACATCGCGGTAGTCTAAGCGTGGAGAGTCAATTGGGTACAGGTAGCACTTTCACCCTGCGATTACCCTTACGAGTTGGACATAATTAA
- the rppA gene encoding two-component system response regulator RppA — protein sequence MRVLLVEDEPDLGKAIKRTLNQEKYIVDWAQNGNEAWEYLESQWTQYTLAIFDWLLPGLSGLELCQRLRAKNNHLPVLMLTARDRMEDKVAGLDAGADDYLVKPFGMAELLARLRALQRRSPQLQPEQLTVVNLTLDYGTRTVYHFNLKGEKQIISLTNKEFQLLEYLMRHPNQIVTSDRIRNQIWEADADAFSNVVAAQMRLLRRKLESVGCAANLIGTVHGVGYRLNLGL from the coding sequence ATGAGAGTCCTTCTAGTTGAAGATGAGCCAGATTTAGGAAAAGCGATCAAACGCACCTTAAATCAGGAAAAATATATCGTTGACTGGGCACAAAATGGTAATGAAGCTTGGGAATATCTAGAAAGTCAGTGGACGCAATACACCCTCGCTATTTTCGACTGGCTGCTACCTGGATTATCAGGATTAGAATTGTGCCAACGGCTGCGTGCTAAAAATAATCATTTGCCTGTCTTAATGTTAACAGCTAGAGACCGGATGGAAGATAAAGTTGCTGGCTTAGATGCAGGAGCAGATGACTATTTAGTAAAGCCTTTTGGCATGGCAGAACTCTTAGCAAGATTGCGGGCATTGCAACGACGATCTCCTCAATTACAACCCGAACAACTGACAGTTGTAAACCTGACTCTTGACTACGGAACTAGAACTGTTTATCATTTCAATCTGAAAGGAGAAAAGCAGATAATTTCATTAACTAATAAGGAATTTCAACTACTAGAATATTTGATGAGACATCCCAATCAAATTGTTACTAGCGATCGGATTAGAAATCAGATATGGGAGGCAGATGCAGACGCATTTAGCAATGTAGTAGCAGCTCAAATGCGTTTGCTGCGACGCAAACTAGAATCAGTTGGTTGTGCGGCAAATCTAATCGGAACCGTACACGGTGTAGGATACCGCCTGAATCTAGGGCTATGA
- a CDS encoding pentapeptide repeat-containing protein gives MKLTALAMAGIFAPLSIASAVKAENPQHVRQLLETRSCYGCDLRNANLFKANLFEADLEGADLSGANLYEAKLMGANLTNANLSNSNLFNADLSRANLWSADLRGADLSYAFLGKANLMRANLQNAKLYTANLGESHLNGANLSNTDLRRSFLFRVNLERANLSGADLTYTDLRDTNLKDADLSQARLPQGQLSGTNIDLSLRENTDLKSTNLRDTRFGSFPCVLTELVYCVNELPNQ, from the coding sequence ATGAAACTTACAGCATTGGCGATGGCAGGGATTTTTGCACCACTTTCTATAGCAAGTGCTGTCAAGGCGGAGAATCCACAGCACGTTAGGCAATTGCTGGAAACTAGGAGCTGTTATGGCTGCGACTTGAGAAATGCTAACTTGTTTAAGGCTAACCTATTTGAAGCTGATTTGGAAGGAGCAGATTTAAGCGGCGCAAACTTGTATGAAGCTAAGTTAATGGGCGCTAACTTGACGAATGCTAACTTATCAAATAGTAACCTATTTAATGCAGATTTATCTAGGGCTAACTTGTGGAGTGCTGACTTGCGGGGAGCTGATTTATCCTACGCTTTTTTGGGAAAAGCAAATTTAATGAGAGCTAATCTCCAAAATGCTAAACTCTATACAGCAAATTTGGGAGAATCTCATCTTAATGGCGCTAATTTATCAAATACGGATTTGAGAAGATCGTTTCTGTTTAGAGTGAATTTGGAAAGGGCTAATCTAAGTGGGGCTGACTTGACTTATACCGATCTGCGAGATACAAATTTGAAAGATGCAGATTTGTCACAAGCAAGGCTTCCTCAAGGACAATTGAGCGGTACAAATATAGATCTTTCTTTGCGTGAGAATACTGATTTAAAGAGTACAAATTTGCGCGATACGAGGTTTGGTTCTTTTCCCTGCGTGTTGACTGAACTTGTATATTGCGTTAATGAGTTGCCGAATCAGTGA